From the Scophthalmus maximus strain ysfricsl-2021 chromosome 11, ASM2237912v1, whole genome shotgun sequence genome, one window contains:
- the zgc:114130 gene encoding mRNA decay activator protein ZFP36L1 isoform X1 — protein sequence MPGSLSPRGGQTGPCEASWTPSEMPSYPKLNQFADLEEMMCKQLLSLDLRESNGPLPPLSLAMKTPGYIGQPGCNPSFSPSSLSSLPTDPSESVFLTSSQWGQQSESPMSSQLANSSQWGKSGFLAQRSVSMVETSSTTAASLGWPGTDMKHSQSDSLTALNISPSPSNSPLSSSSSRYKTELCRSFNENGLCKYGGKCQFAHGLDELRDLSRHPKYKTEPCRTFHTIGFCPYGIRCHFVHNNEEEMKHSLSRSSSSSSSSSIPHQPLCSSRTRRPPLVRQSFSFAGFPSDPQQALQHALTAHLPPATASFTPVPATPPTPCADITDFLSHAFLEMDSAFEAFPGHKYQHLVGQAITADPRSPFLPSPDSGCSPCGPSPTGSPSLRQSPSATGIFPQPLGARSLSYTSLSDHDQDGSSSSTSSLSGSEPCGGTNEGNARRLAVFSQLSVP from the exons ATGCCAGGGAGCCTGTCGCCGCGGGGGGGACAGACGGGACCGTGCGAGGCTTCGTGGACACCCAGCGAAATGCCTTCTTACCCCAAACTCAACCAGTTCGCCGACCTGGAGGAGATGATGTGCAAG CAGTTACTGAGTCTCGACCTCAGGGAGTCCAATGGACCGCTACCACCCCTCAGTCTAGCAATGAAAACACCGGGATACATCGGTCAGCCGGGTTGCAACCCGTCATTTTCCCCCTCGTCACTCTCCAGCCTTCCCACTGATCCTTCAGAAAGCGTATTTCTGACCTCCAGCCAATGGGGGCAGCAGTCAGAAAGCCCAATGTCCTCCCAGCTTGCCAATTCCTCCCAGTGGGGGAAATCAGGCTTCCTTGCCCAGCGCTCTGTCAGCATGGTAGAGACCAGCAGCACCACCGCAGCAAGTCTAGGCTGGCCCGGCACTGACATGAAGCACTCTCAAAGTGACAGCCTCACCGCACTGAACattagcccctccccctccaatTCACCTCTTTCCTCATCCTCGTCACGCTACAAGACTGAACTGTGTCGATCTTTTAACGAGAACGGGTTGTGCAAGTATGGTGGGAAGTGCCAGTTTGCCCACGGGCTAGATGAGCTGCGGGATCTCAGCAGACACCCAAAATACAAAACTGAGCCATGTCGCACATTTCACACCATCGGCTTCTGCCCCTACGGGATCCGCTGCCACTTTGTCCACAACAACGAGGAAGAGATGAAGcactccctctctcgctcctcatcctcttcctcctcctcaagcaTTCCCCACCAGCCCCTTTGCTCCTCCCGCACGCGCAGACCCCCTCTTGTCAGACAGAGCTTCAGCTTTGCTGGGTTTCCCTCTGATCCCCAGCAAGCCCTTCAGCATGCCCTCACagctcatcttcctcctgccaCTGCCTCTTTCACACCTGTGCCCGCAACCCCGCCTACTCCCTGCGCCGATATTACTGACTTCCTCTCTCATGCCTTCCTGGAGATGGACTCTGCCTTCGAGGCCTTCCCTGGCCACAAGTACCAACACCTTGTTGGCCAGGCTATTACAGCAGATCCCAGGTCTCCATTCTTGCCATCCCCAGACTCTGGCTGCTCCCCCTGTGGGCCCTCTCCAACTGGCTCGCCTTCCCTGAGGCAGAGTCCCAGCGCCACTGGGATCTTCCCCCAGCCGCTGGGTGCCCGATCCCTGTCCTACACCTCTCTGTCAGACCACGACCAAGATGGGAGCAGCAGCTCGACGAGCTCCCTCAGTGGCTCTGAGCCCTGCGGAGGCACTAACGAAGGCAACGCCAGACGTCTGGCAGTGTTCAGTCAGCTCTCTGTCCCCTAG
- the zgc:114130 gene encoding mRNA decay activator protein ZFP36L1 isoform X2 — translation MPGSLSPRGGQTGPCEASWTPSEMPSYPKLNQFADLEEMMCKLLSLDLRESNGPLPPLSLAMKTPGYIGQPGCNPSFSPSSLSSLPTDPSESVFLTSSQWGQQSESPMSSQLANSSQWGKSGFLAQRSVSMVETSSTTAASLGWPGTDMKHSQSDSLTALNISPSPSNSPLSSSSSRYKTELCRSFNENGLCKYGGKCQFAHGLDELRDLSRHPKYKTEPCRTFHTIGFCPYGIRCHFVHNNEEEMKHSLSRSSSSSSSSSIPHQPLCSSRTRRPPLVRQSFSFAGFPSDPQQALQHALTAHLPPATASFTPVPATPPTPCADITDFLSHAFLEMDSAFEAFPGHKYQHLVGQAITADPRSPFLPSPDSGCSPCGPSPTGSPSLRQSPSATGIFPQPLGARSLSYTSLSDHDQDGSSSSTSSLSGSEPCGGTNEGNARRLAVFSQLSVP, via the exons ATGCCAGGGAGCCTGTCGCCGCGGGGGGGACAGACGGGACCGTGCGAGGCTTCGTGGACACCCAGCGAAATGCCTTCTTACCCCAAACTCAACCAGTTCGCCGACCTGGAGGAGATGATGTGCAAG TTACTGAGTCTCGACCTCAGGGAGTCCAATGGACCGCTACCACCCCTCAGTCTAGCAATGAAAACACCGGGATACATCGGTCAGCCGGGTTGCAACCCGTCATTTTCCCCCTCGTCACTCTCCAGCCTTCCCACTGATCCTTCAGAAAGCGTATTTCTGACCTCCAGCCAATGGGGGCAGCAGTCAGAAAGCCCAATGTCCTCCCAGCTTGCCAATTCCTCCCAGTGGGGGAAATCAGGCTTCCTTGCCCAGCGCTCTGTCAGCATGGTAGAGACCAGCAGCACCACCGCAGCAAGTCTAGGCTGGCCCGGCACTGACATGAAGCACTCTCAAAGTGACAGCCTCACCGCACTGAACattagcccctccccctccaatTCACCTCTTTCCTCATCCTCGTCACGCTACAAGACTGAACTGTGTCGATCTTTTAACGAGAACGGGTTGTGCAAGTATGGTGGGAAGTGCCAGTTTGCCCACGGGCTAGATGAGCTGCGGGATCTCAGCAGACACCCAAAATACAAAACTGAGCCATGTCGCACATTTCACACCATCGGCTTCTGCCCCTACGGGATCCGCTGCCACTTTGTCCACAACAACGAGGAAGAGATGAAGcactccctctctcgctcctcatcctcttcctcctcctcaagcaTTCCCCACCAGCCCCTTTGCTCCTCCCGCACGCGCAGACCCCCTCTTGTCAGACAGAGCTTCAGCTTTGCTGGGTTTCCCTCTGATCCCCAGCAAGCCCTTCAGCATGCCCTCACagctcatcttcctcctgccaCTGCCTCTTTCACACCTGTGCCCGCAACCCCGCCTACTCCCTGCGCCGATATTACTGACTTCCTCTCTCATGCCTTCCTGGAGATGGACTCTGCCTTCGAGGCCTTCCCTGGCCACAAGTACCAACACCTTGTTGGCCAGGCTATTACAGCAGATCCCAGGTCTCCATTCTTGCCATCCCCAGACTCTGGCTGCTCCCCCTGTGGGCCCTCTCCAACTGGCTCGCCTTCCCTGAGGCAGAGTCCCAGCGCCACTGGGATCTTCCCCCAGCCGCTGGGTGCCCGATCCCTGTCCTACACCTCTCTGTCAGACCACGACCAAGATGGGAGCAGCAGCTCGACGAGCTCCCTCAGTGGCTCTGAGCCCTGCGGAGGCACTAACGAAGGCAACGCCAGACGTCTGGCAGTGTTCAGTCAGCTCTCTGTCCCCTAG